TTGTAGCCGTGGATGCACACAATCACATAGACACTCTGCTACGATGCGGCGGAGCGGAAGTGGAACGACGAGTCGAAGGCGAGATGTGAGTCGTGTACGTGTTCATCACCGTCACCGGGCCCACCCACGAACAGCTCGTCGAACTCGCGCACGCCAGAGCTTGTCGCGATCACGCCAAACGCGTCCTGCAACAAGCCGCCGATGTAATCGAGCTCATTGATGACCTCCTGCATTGCCAGCGCGTAcgcgaagaagaggagatgCCGACCGCCGCAGCTCACGCTGCGCCgcttgacgacgtcgagttGACGGATTGCGTCGAccaggcgctcgcgcgcctcctccgctggTGGCAGGTACGGCGGCAtggggaggcggaggcggaaCCCCGCCGACAGCGTGTAGAAGTACAGAATGATGCTGCCGGCCATTTCGCGCTGCTGCTTGTTGACAGGGAGGACAAAGGCCTGGCGGATGCTTTGGTCCCTGCGATCAGCCCATAACCACGACAAAGAACACGCACCATTCAGACCGTGTGGCCACGCAACGCATGCTGTGCAGCCGGTCGAGCACGCGCTCGCAGCTGAGAAGGACCTCGTGATAAAAGGCGGACGCGAATGGACCCTTGAGACGCGGCTCGTTCTTCGCGTGACCCAGCAGGCCGCGCAGCTCCCCCAGTTGGCCCTGGAGGTGGATTTCCATCGCCATGAACTGGAGCACATCTTTGCTGAGGTGGTGCTCTactggcgctggcgctgctGGCGGAAGTAGCGCAGTCCGTTCCGTTGGCAGCTCTGGTGTGTATGATGGATCGGACTCATAGGTCCGGCCAGGAGTTGGATCGGCTCCACGGACGTAAGTTGTTACCAGCCTGGAGTACAGGTATGACAGGTCCAAGAAGAAGCTACGTCAGCGCCCGTCAGAGATCCACTCACTCCCCCAGACCCATGCGCAATTCGCGCCGCGCAGTGAacggccaccaccaacgCGTGACAACGGCTGCCCATACCACGCCCGCGACAATGCACGCAGTACGCTTCAAGGCGATTGTGACAGCAGACAGAGCCATGTCACGCAAGTTGTACGAGTAGAGGCACGTCAAGTTCTGTCGtcagcgaggacggcagTCAGGGTTTCTCACGTAGGTCAAAAGGACAAAAATTCCAGTGAGCCTGTATTCAGGCATCTGGGTGATGATGTAGAAGCaggggagggagaagaggaagccGAAGATGGGTAGGGCGACTGGATCAAATGGGAACAGCTGGCAAGCGATAACCGCAACGACACCTCCCATGCTGCTGTTAGCTGGCTTTAAGAATCCGGATAATTACTCACATGGTCCCAGCTGTCCGGGTGAAGGACCTGATGTCAGTTACGAATGGACAGCTGCAGCTCACAAGAAGTTTGTCTGCCCCACAGTTTTGCTCATAGTACCAAAGTACGTGATCAGTGCCCATTCCCCGTGGTAATCGATAAAGAAGGGGCGTGTGGTTTCGGCGAACGCCGGCGCAGCCAGAATggcgccgccaaggccTGTCTTGATCGCGTAGCGAAGGTCTGGCTCGCTGAGGCGTGTTCCAAGCTCCCAAAGGAACTGGGACAGTCGCTGACGGAACGACATGCTTGCCCGTGCAGGGGTTAGGAGAGTAcctcgctcgtcgcgctggGTTTTCGGGAACAGTGGTGGTTGCAGCTTGCTCGGGTCCATGGGGACCAGTTTCTCTGCGGATCAGCAAGGTCGTGCGGAGCATGTACGAAACTGCTTGTATAGGAAGTTGGCCTTCTTCCTGGGGGACTTCCGCCACGGAGCAATAATGGAGCGGAGCTGGTCCCAGGCCGAGACCGGCGGAGAGTCGATgatctggagtcagctggCGATAGCAGTGCTGCTCACTTCATTGACAGTTCCCAGAAGGAAAAGGAGCTCTCCAGCGAACTCCTCCATGGTGAAGAGGAAACTGCTGTTAGCTGGCAACCAGAGGAGGGGACTCACAAGTAGACAAGGAAGATGACCTCATTCGgaccgtcgtcgtcgtcctcattCACGCTTAAGAGTAATGTGCGGTGCTGCGGCTCCTGTCCCTCGTcactgctgctgctgtcgTTGTCCGAGTCGTAGACGCCTTtacgacggcgagggccggCATAGATGCGCTTGATGGCCCGGCCTGAGGATCGGCTGAAATCACTCAACGCTTCAGCCACAGCTGCACGCGTGCCAGGGACGTCGGCCTCTTCGGTGTCCTCCTTCGACTGCGCCCCAAAGACCTCCTCAATTGCGTCGAGTGCCTCGTCGCATTTGccctggtgtgagtggaATTAAGGGAGACAACCTACAACCAGGCGGTCCATGTCACCTCCTGTCATACGCTGCAGCTTGTGGAAAAGTTGAAGGCTCAGTTCGACGTCTGCTTCTTCCTCGATTGATACAGTCGGAAGATCGCCTAACTCGTAGATCACTGAATCAGCCACGTTATGGCTGCGTttctcggcctgcgcgaggtcgatcCTTCCGTCACGGTTGGCACGGAGGAGTGCCTCCTGCAGACGGGTGCTGGATCGCATGGCGGCCAGGTGCTGCGCGAGACGCGCCATGCTCCCAATAGCCGCATCGTAGAGTTCCAGCTTCACGCCCCGCATTCGCGGGTCGATCAGCCTCTCGTGTttggcctcggcaaggTTTGCATTGAGGGACTTGAACGCGGCACCGTGTGCCTTGACGGCTTGGGCCAGCGGCATGCGGTTCTTCTTGGCATGgggctgctcgaggaggaaagTGGAGCAgaggatgtcgaggagcgtggAGAACCCGTCAAGTGACTTGGTCATTGATCCTTGCAATCGTGTTGTTGCGGAGACAGGCTTGACTGTGAAGCAGACGACGTTGGTGATGGTgactgatgtcagctgtaTGCTATCCCGATGGCTCACCTCCGACCAACATGATCAGGAATACTTCCTTGACCTGTATCACacccccttccctcacGACTACAATGAGGAGCACAATAGCCGCCAACGATGAccctggtgtcagcgtTATCAGTGAGGAGGCCTACCAGAATTGAAACTCGGGTTGTTGACCCATTGCTTGAGCCAGGCGAGTGCAGTCAACGAGCCGCCGATACACACAACGCACACTGTCCAGCCACTGAGCTCGTTGGCCCAGTCCCAGGTGTCGCCATCTGATGGGGAAAGGAAGTTAAAGAAGCGGACGATACCGAAGGAGAGCAGCGATACGGGCACAGCCAGACCCGTGAGGGTGAGACAATACCGTGTGGACAGGATCATGTTCCCCATCGTGCGCGCGGGTATgaactggtgtcagccTTGTCCCGGCGGAGTAGCGACAAGACGCACCATGAGAACTATCGTGGCAACCAAATGCGACATGTGCGATGGGACTGGGTGAGTTCTGCCATTCGAGTCAGTCTTCCTCTGTATGGACAGCAGGCGTGATAGTTGAGGCACGAAGGTGAATAACGAGGCGATCAAGTACGCCAACCCGCACTTGAAGACGGGAGCCCAGTATGGCGGTAGAGTCCATGACCATCGGGATGTTTCTATTGTTAGCTGGCAGAAGGACGGAAACGACATACGAGGCTTCTTTGCTGCTGCACTTGGCGACACAGGCGTTTGGTGCCCTCCACTTGGTGTCTCTGCTCCAAcaggaggaagaggagaagcgACCCGAGGCTGCTCCATTGTGACGATGGATGGCCGGTCGTCCCCAACCGCGAAGTATGACGATTGCGCTACATCTTCGTCGGATTCTTCGTTAGTCTCGGTGACACTGGAAACGCGAGGGAGGTGATACGACACGGTGCGTGTTGCGCGAACAGGCGTGTCTAGTGATCCGTATCCGGAGCGCCGACTTCCCACAGAACTGTCTCGATGGCGACTTGGCGTGTGGTTGGCATCGTCATGGGCCGGCATCACGAGGTCCTGCAGACTCTCCCAATCGGGGAGGTAGTCGTTCTGTGGCGATACAGTGGCTGCAGCGGGAGAAGCCTCCCGCGTCTGGCCTGAGTGTGGACGGAGAAGGTCGCGCTGTGGTCCTGCCCATCCAGAAGAAGgaagcgaggaaggtgcaGGTGGCCTCCCACGGCCACGGTACGGCGATGCAGAGGAGGGACCAGGCGTCGCTCGCAGGCTGCTGCCGACGCTGATGCGATGGGAAAGGTGCGGTCGCTTGACCTGCGCCGACACAGAGCGTCGCCCCCACGGTTCCGGGTGGGGGGGCGGGTGGGTGGTCGCAgttggcgtcgtcgcctcgtcctcggcatcgtTCTcagtcgaggttgagacGTTCATGTCTGACaggatggaggaggggatgggggagATGTCGGTGGAGACGCTgggacgcgtcgacgtaGGAGAGCTCCAGTTCCGTCCTGTCGACATGGTGAGCGAGTGATGAGTTGAGGAATGAGAGGAGTCAAGATGCCAGATGGTAGATGATCAAGAGAGTGCCTCTAGAAGCTGTCTGCACAATGGGCAAACAAACTGTGGAGACTCCAGCAGATTTCAGGGTAAGTCTAATGGGGTCTCCAAGCGTGACAATAATAAACAATACTTGGTAAACCTAACTTGCTTGTTTCAACTTGTTTCATTATCTCCATCAGTCTCTCAAAGAATCTCAACTCTTGCTCATGGAGAGGAAATCAGCCCGCCTCGACTCTACAGCCTTTCCCCACATCTATGAGCGCGTCATTGCAAACTCGCCATACGAGCTCCTGCTACGACTCCGGCTCGTAAACCGGGCCTCACTTATGTTGGCCGACTCGGTTCTCTTCGAGCACGTCGCCTTCTCTCACAAAGATGGGGCGGTCAACGACCCCAGGATACCTTCCAAGAGCCTTCCCTCGCAGGTGTATGCTCGATCCCTCtccgcggcgtcggcgtcgtcatcacTGAGACGCTTACCCGTCCCCGCCTTCATGAGCGGGACGTTCGGTATTCTAACCGTTCCCCCGCACGGGGGTTGGGAGCACACACGCGTACTTGACTTTGAGACGGCGGTGCGTGTCCTCGGCCCTTACTTTGAGGATCTAGTCGAGTTTCCAGTCTTGCACACcgtgcggcggcgcgcgtggATTGCCGACCTGATGCCGACGCataccttcctcgacgtaCTCCGCGTCCCCCCACCCGGGCAATTCGACTCACGGATCAACACTCTGGTTCGGGGAGTGAAAAGGCACGTGGTCCTTGTGCTGTATGATCCGTTGTGGGAGGGTCTCGCGGCGCCATTCAAGGTCAACGTGCCGTTCTGGGACGTCGACACCCACGccgtcttcctcttccGGCCATGCCCACGGGACGAGCGGTTCCTAGCCCCTGCGCCGAAACAACTAAAGGAAGGGCGAACTGAGACCTTCCTGCGCTTCTTTTACTCCCTCGTTGCGGATCGCTACCACGCATCGTACACGCTAGTCGGACTCGAGAATATCCCTCCGTATATTCTCGCCGCGGAGCTCGACGTGAGCTCTGACGatctgctcctcgccgctgcTTACCAGAGCACGGGTCACCATGATCACTGGGCTCGCGTCGTGAAGGACCACACGATTGAGGCGATCCGCGCTCTTTCTACCGACGCTGGCGAATTCctcagcgacgacgaggagttCCTGGAACTCGATGACGTCGTAGAGGTGCTCACGTGTGACGAGTATCGTGCTcgtgagggcgaggatgtcTGGGTGCGCGAGTCGTTTGGCGACGTGCTCCCAGGTCTGCTCGGGAGCTGAGAGACAAGTACCATGGGCCGGGCAGATCTGAGATTGGCAAGTTTTCACTCATCTCGATGCCACGGCGCTCTCCTTCGAGCCCACGATTAGAAACTACTGAATCGCTGGCTACGTGACTCATTGAACTCATACCGCTAAGGCCGGTGAGCCGTGGGGCCCACCGAGCTGCTGACTGTGTGCTGTTCCGACACGTCGAGCTGGGGTGACTGTCGTGGACCCCGATCTGTCAGCCAAGTgcttcctcgcccgcgcccaCCCGGTTTCGGCGCAACCAAGTTGAGCACGTGACCTGCGCCGTTTCGTCTCCCTGGCAGCGATGTGTGGACCCATACGCGCGTGGTGACTTGTACGCGGATCTGAGCGGGTCGAGGGGGACCGTGGAGGAGAGGCATGACCTACGGGCCAAGTTGAAGCTCGATGACATTCCTAGATGAGTACATACAGGTGCTGCCAAGATGCTACTGTTGCGCCCTCATAGCTGCTCTTGCGTCCTCAACTCTGGTCCTATGACTAGGCTGGCTCGATTCCAATGTCAATCAGATCCAGGTTGGATACGACGTAGGGCGAAATTGCGATGGCCGTCCCCTCTCAGGGTGAGGTCTTGTGACACATTGCAATGTGGATGCTTCGTGGATACTTTGTTGCAGACGTTGGATCGGAACGGTCGAGTCACGGAAAAGGGAATGGACAAACAAATTCGTCATTCTCACAGTCACTTTGGTACATCACATCACGAGACTCGGGTACCTTTCACCTTTTTTTTTGCACAGCGATAGCAGCCATGGCTGTTTTACCGAGTGGAGCGGGTTGGAAAGCATTGTATCAAGCTCCTACTTTGCTTGCAAGCGTCAGTCCGTCAATGGTATCAAATAGCAATGTAGCCATGTCTGGCAACTGTACTCTTCACTCGCCGTGTTGTACAACATGCATGCAGGCGCTACTATTCCCGCATGCGGCCCTGGACCAAGCATGCACTCTAGTCGGTTGTTTTTCTTGCTCGCACGCTGTGGCAGTATGTCTGTCTGTGCGTGATCTACAAACAAAAGGATGGCgcggcgccgcgccagccaAATGCGTCGTTT
Above is a genomic segment from Cutaneotrichosporon cavernicola HIS019 DNA, chromosome: 1 containing:
- a CDS encoding uncharacterized protein (Fusaric acid resistance protein-like), which translates into the protein MSTGRNWSSPTSTRPSVSTDISPIPSSILSDMNVSTSTENDAEDEATTPTATTHPPPHPEPWGRRSVSAQVKRPHLSHRISVGSSLRATPGPSSASPYRGRGRPPAPSSLPSSGWAGPQRDLLRPHSGQTREASPAAATVSPQNDYLPDWESLQDLVMPAHDDANHTPSRHRDSSVGSRRSGYGSLDTPVRATRTVSYHLPRVSSVTETNEESDEDVAQSSYFAVGDDRPSIVTMEQPRVASPLPPVGAETPSGGHQTPVSPSAAAKKPLPSHMSHLVATIVLMFIPARTMGNMILSTRYCLTLTGLAVPVSLLSFGIVRFFNFLSPSDGDTWDWANELSGWTVCVVCIGGSLTALAWLKQWVNNPSFNSGSSLAAIVLLIVVVREGGVIQVKEVFLIMLVGVTITNVVCFTVKPVSATTRLQGSMTKSLDGFSTLLDILCSTFLLEQPHAKKNRMPLAQAVKAHGAAFKSLNANLAEAKHERLIDPRMRGVKLELYDAAIGSMARLAQHLAAMRSSTRLQEALLRANRDGRIDLAQAEKRSHNVADSVIYELGDLPTVSIEEEADVELSLQLFHKLQRMTGGDMDRLVGKCDEALDAIEEVFGAQSKEDTEEADVPGTRAAVAEALSDFSRSSGRAIKRIYAGPRRRKGVYDSDNDSSSSDEGQEPQHRTLLLSVNEDDDDGPNEVIFLVYFFLFTMEEFAGELLFLLGTVNEIIDSPPVSAWDQLRSIIAPWRKSPRKKANFLYKQFQKLVPMDPSKLQPPLFPKTQRDERGTLLTPARASMSFRQRLSQFLWELGTRLSEPDLRYAIKTGLGGAILAAPAFAETTRPFFIDYHGEWALITYFGTMSKTVGQTNFLSFTRTAGTIMGGVVAVIACQLFPFDPVALPIFGFLFSLPCFYIITQMPEYRLTGIFVLLTYNLTCLYSYNLRDMALSAVTIALKRTACIVAGVVWAAVVTRWWWPFTARRELRMGLGDFFLDLSYLYSRLVTTYVRGADPTPGRTYESDPSYTPELPTERTALLPPAAPAPVEHHLSKDVLQFMAMEIHLQGQLGELRGLLGHAKNEPRLKGPFASAFYHEVLLSCERVLDRLHSMRCVATRSEWDQSIRQAFVLPVNKQQREMAGSIILYFYTLSAGFRLRLPMPPYLPPAEEARERLVDAIRQLDVVKRRSVSCGGRHLLFFAYALAMQEVINELDYIGGLLQDAFGVIATSSGVREFDELFVGGPGDGDEHVHDSHLAFDSSFHFRSAAS